A section of the Candidatus Desulfarcum epimagneticum genome encodes:
- a CDS encoding conserved exported hypothetical protein, Sulfatase-modifying factor-like (Evidence 4 : Unknown function but conserved in other organisms), whose amino-acid sequence MGKIRHAMIFLFVSGAFLALSPAASAEDRLPDGVSFKNGKYISEKDQAQMAFIPEGAFVMGSRSGNDNEKPAHAVWLSDFYMDISEVNNARFEKFVKESGYRPQGPWRRGYAPGQGDYPVRFVTWHDANAYADWAGKRLPTEAEWEKAARGEKSLVYPWGDDWNPRFVENPQNDFSPVKTDAFPERAAPYGCLGMGGNVWEWVADWYDRFYYREFEDGSVAENPAGPEDGAPPLKRFMDAGAGAGNERSTLKVIRGGGSWGRFAKENARTSKRMWANPSYWLNDTGFRCAVSAPRK is encoded by the coding sequence ATGGGCAAAATAAGACATGCGATGATCTTTTTATTTGTTTCCGGCGCCTTTCTGGCCCTTTCGCCGGCCGCTTCGGCGGAGGACCGGCTTCCGGACGGCGTTTCTTTCAAAAACGGAAAGTATATCAGCGAAAAAGACCAGGCCCAGATGGCTTTCATCCCGGAAGGGGCCTTTGTCATGGGAAGCCGGTCGGGAAACGACAATGAAAAACCGGCCCACGCCGTGTGGCTGTCGGATTTTTACATGGACATTTCCGAGGTGAATAACGCCCGTTTTGAAAAATTCGTGAAAGAATCGGGATATCGGCCCCAGGGCCCCTGGCGTCGGGGATACGCCCCGGGCCAGGGAGACTATCCCGTCCGGTTCGTGACCTGGCATGACGCCAACGCCTACGCGGACTGGGCCGGGAAGCGCCTTCCCACCGAGGCGGAGTGGGAAAAGGCGGCCCGGGGTGAAAAGAGCCTCGTTTACCCCTGGGGAGACGACTGGAACCCCCGGTTCGTGGAAAACCCGCAAAACGACTTTTCACCCGTAAAGACAGACGCCTTTCCCGAGCGGGCCGCCCCTTACGGCTGCCTGGGAATGGGCGGAAATGTCTGGGAATGGGTGGCCGACTGGTACGACCGGTTTTATTACCGGGAATTTGAAGACGGATCAGTGGCCGAAAACCCCGCCGGACCCGAAGACGGCGCGCCTCCCCTGAAACGTTTCATGGACGCCGGAGCCGGGGCCGGAAACGAGAGAAGCACACTAAAGGTCATCCGGGGCGGAGGGAGCTGGGGCCGTTTCGCGAAGGAAAACGCCCGGACGTCCAAAAGAATGTGGGCCAATCCATCCTACTGGCTCAACGACACGGGATTCCGGTGCGCCGTTTCGGCGCCCCGTAAATAA
- a CDS encoding Predicted nuclease of the RNAse H fold, HicB family, which yields MMNIMNIDGYKAIIKYDPAIDQFRGEFIGLNGGADFYATNIEELRKEGKTSLKVFLDICKEEGINPRKEYSGKFNLRVPSGLHAEIAAKAAAEGKSLNKCVADLLGDAIQCQ from the coding sequence ATGATGAATATTATGAATATTGATGGTTATAAGGCCATCATTAAATACGACCCCGCAATTGATCAATTCCGTGGAGAATTTATCGGTCTTAATGGAGGAGCCGATTTTTACGCCACAAATATTGAGGAACTTCGGAAAGAGGGTAAAACTTCTCTCAAGGTGTTTCTTGATATCTGTAAGGAAGAAGGAATCAATCCGCGCAAAGAGTATTCCGGAAAATTTAATTTAAGAGTTCCCTCCGGACTGCATGCTGAAATTGCCGCCAAAGCGGCCGCTGAAGGCAAAAGCCTGAATAAATGCGTCGCTGATTTGTTAGGCGACGCCATCCAGTGTCAGTAA
- the tpx gene encoding lipid hydroperoxide peroxidase (Evidence 2a : Function from experimental evidences in other organisms; PubMedId : 10594830, 12777775, 14676195, 9298646; Product type e : enzyme), producing the protein MARITLQGASINTCGDLPAAGDPAPGFLLTKTDLSDFSLSEYRGKKVVLNIFPSIDTPVCSLSVERFNHEMGKRENAAVICASRDLPFAHARFCAANGIDHVVSASEMRDVRFGESYGVRIIDGPMEGLLARAVVVIDEEGKVLYSQLVGEIADEPDYDAALAAVG; encoded by the coding sequence ATGGCGCGAATCACTTTGCAAGGGGCTTCCATCAACACCTGCGGGGACCTGCCCGCCGCGGGGGACCCGGCCCCGGGTTTTTTACTGACGAAAACCGACCTGTCTGATTTTTCGCTGTCCGAATACCGGGGAAAAAAGGTGGTCCTCAACATCTTCCCCAGCATTGACACCCCGGTGTGCTCCCTGTCCGTGGAGCGCTTCAACCATGAGATGGGCAAGCGCGAAAACGCTGCGGTCATCTGCGCCTCAAGGGACCTTCCATTCGCCCACGCCCGGTTCTGCGCCGCCAATGGGATCGACCATGTGGTCTCGGCCTCGGAGATGCGGGACGTCCGTTTCGGGGAAAGCTACGGGGTCCGAATCATCGACGGCCCCATGGAGGGCCTTCTGGCCCGGGCCGTGGTGGTCATTGACGAAGAGGGCAAGGTTCTGTATTCCCAGCTGGTGGGGGAAATCGCCGATGAGCCGGACTACGACGCCGCGCTGGCGGCTGTGGGATAA
- a CDS encoding conserved exported hypothetical protein (Evidence 4 : Unknown function but conserved in other organisms) encodes MTFGANRTRLKNRAVFWVLILSSAALFSTHFFAGRKDAGAAENAGAEAFEYYREHVAPILSSTCSARDENGAFICHGTPDLASETAKKDPGDYHSAPYSQSEYCQTCHRGIKRKFIFGLDPRGEISTDAQFLLSYQQAKKRALHLKIPFAKILRMPLAAQGGGFGQYHAGGEIFESLSSADHQKLSEWVRLENESARESEKSVGEAERFFGEQVLPVYARNGCMSPNCHIFNHSSFFPSPGMDVDDLSTPLADRFSAEQRSFNRMTSKGLIQSNVYLTGDVEQSRILKKNIPIEKGGVIQRGGNNQFFSGPDDPDYQIMKKWLELERKEVISRLRIAGKPVDPSQVGKVRGIVFVRTDVKNHRRYLDVGKYMPGGDLFLLKLKDGETLESARGEPVNLTARFHPGKKADIREPDVRYDAGAVIFSMRIGEQDRLNVYEIRLDENLDYVEGSFRRLTHGPDLVNGIKVHYTDPTYVPDSADKAALIGGHNLDKADIVFASNLNGGVVQSVERGIVGEADGGTRNVIFDFDRPETDGSFEGKRIYIVDGANKGQWRTIARFQNRLFTPEKRSYITVDRPFPNPVDHSVIYVIERDPETQPGFLPSYSMYGMKYPKPGEEKALYDKTISRITYGIAQELDLSVRTTGEVFYSGQRSFTDKYERPIFHMTSCRRHLDTRFSFPTHHGNRSQVLVYADNHELPSGIDIHVGLDPDNLWEAGNLSVSDHQMGPGLEARNPHDFSTGFFDEDGFPIVDGPKIINTRFNFKNGKQPSHTRFVFKKMALFPLRGPRAVSRTGFSPGGAFKDSVPLPDGDILVSHSPAPINHLDPGAAPDFDLYIVRPDPSFHTPGGKGVPKVRKIRLSAASAAGLSDVQAYPVYVRMKPKINAARRARRDHLIRPPEMPDNDHRPAIYLERNYLLIDAIMDDPSPVGKNVAYATNPLTGKKTAPEDEVKYVRMVEVLPVHPDDAAPVASGLIANRDPESTLISNGIHLKKRIVCEVPLEADGSVYIKVPSKTPMSIQSLNKDKMALRQSARLYFFAPGEKFTISPSPSETFQTCGACMGSMSKSPEKLFGPTNMFSGQEKVRAIALAKGEPQEYGIDPDDRISIDFVRNIQPIFDKNCAACHSGENPPAGLSLSGEKTTYYNAAYENLMELEDPQSGWHSRKKYVNERGALAIESYLMEKILGRELKARRDLSGDFPHPGKRLMKKRKVNVPPLTRGEKMTLVRWIDMGAVYRGVRE; translated from the coding sequence ATGACATTCGGGGCAAACCGGACGCGCCTGAAAAACCGGGCGGTTTTTTGGGTTCTGATCCTGTCATCCGCAGCTCTTTTTTCCACTCATTTTTTTGCCGGCCGAAAAGACGCCGGCGCCGCTGAAAACGCCGGGGCCGAAGCGTTTGAGTACTACCGGGAACACGTGGCCCCCATCCTGTCCTCCACCTGCTCGGCCAGGGACGAGAACGGGGCTTTTATCTGCCACGGAACCCCGGACCTGGCGTCCGAGACGGCCAAAAAGGACCCGGGGGACTACCATTCGGCGCCGTATTCCCAGTCCGAATACTGCCAGACCTGCCACCGGGGCATCAAAAGAAAATTCATCTTCGGGCTTGATCCCAGGGGCGAAATCTCCACCGACGCCCAGTTCCTGTTGTCTTACCAGCAGGCGAAAAAACGGGCGCTGCATCTGAAAATTCCCTTTGCCAAAATCCTTCGCATGCCCCTGGCGGCCCAGGGCGGGGGGTTCGGCCAGTACCACGCCGGGGGGGAAATTTTTGAAAGCCTTTCCAGCGCCGATCACCAAAAACTGTCCGAATGGGTCCGGCTGGAGAATGAAAGCGCCCGGGAAAGCGAAAAGAGCGTGGGCGAGGCCGAGCGGTTCTTCGGCGAACAGGTCCTGCCGGTTTACGCCCGGAACGGGTGCATGAGCCCCAACTGCCACATTTTCAACCACAGCAGTTTTTTCCCGTCTCCCGGAATGGATGTGGACGATCTGTCCACGCCTCTGGCCGACCGGTTTTCCGCCGAGCAAAGAAGCTTCAACCGCATGACCTCCAAGGGGCTGATCCAGAGCAATGTGTACCTCACCGGCGACGTGGAGCAGAGCCGAATACTGAAAAAAAACATTCCCATTGAAAAGGGCGGCGTGATTCAGCGCGGCGGCAACAACCAGTTTTTTTCCGGCCCCGACGACCCCGACTACCAGATCATGAAAAAATGGCTGGAGCTGGAGCGCAAAGAGGTCATTTCCCGTCTGCGAATCGCCGGGAAACCGGTGGACCCCTCACAGGTGGGCAAAGTCCGGGGAATCGTGTTTGTCAGAACCGATGTGAAAAACCACCGCCGGTACCTGGACGTGGGCAAATACATGCCCGGCGGCGACCTGTTTTTGCTCAAACTCAAAGACGGGGAGACGCTTGAAAGCGCCCGGGGCGAGCCCGTCAACCTCACCGCCCGGTTTCACCCGGGAAAAAAGGCCGACATCCGGGAGCCCGACGTCCGCTACGACGCCGGGGCCGTGATTTTCTCCATGAGAATCGGGGAACAGGACCGCCTGAACGTGTATGAAATCCGGCTGGATGAAAACCTCGACTATGTCGAGGGAAGCTTCCGGCGCCTCACCCACGGCCCCGATCTCGTCAACGGAATCAAGGTCCATTACACGGACCCCACCTATGTGCCGGACAGCGCCGACAAAGCGGCCCTGATCGGGGGTCATAACCTGGACAAAGCCGACATCGTGTTCGCCTCCAATTTAAACGGAGGCGTGGTCCAGAGCGTGGAGCGCGGAATCGTGGGAGAGGCCGACGGCGGAACCCGGAACGTGATTTTTGATTTCGACCGCCCGGAGACCGACGGCTCCTTTGAGGGAAAACGCATCTATATCGTGGACGGGGCCAACAAGGGCCAGTGGCGGACCATCGCCCGGTTTCAAAACCGCCTCTTCACCCCTGAAAAACGCTCCTATATCACGGTGGACCGGCCCTTCCCGAACCCTGTGGACCACTCCGTCATCTATGTGATCGAGCGGGACCCCGAAACCCAGCCGGGATTTCTGCCCTCCTACTCCATGTACGGGATGAAGTATCCCAAACCCGGGGAGGAAAAGGCCCTGTATGACAAAACCATCTCCCGGATCACCTACGGAATCGCCCAGGAGCTGGATTTGAGCGTCCGCACCACCGGCGAGGTGTTTTATTCGGGCCAGCGCTCTTTCACGGACAAGTATGAGCGCCCCATCTTTCACATGACCAGCTGCCGCCGGCATCTCGACACCCGGTTCAGCTTCCCCACCCATCATGGGAACCGGTCCCAGGTTCTGGTGTACGCCGACAACCACGAGCTTCCCAGCGGCATCGACATCCACGTGGGTCTGGACCCGGACAACCTGTGGGAGGCGGGGAACTTAAGCGTGTCCGACCACCAGATGGGACCCGGCCTGGAGGCCCGAAACCCCCACGATTTTTCCACCGGCTTCTTTGACGAAGACGGCTTTCCCATTGTGGACGGCCCGAAAATCATCAACACACGGTTCAATTTCAAGAACGGGAAACAGCCCTCCCACACCCGCTTTGTTTTCAAAAAAATGGCCCTGTTCCCCTTGAGGGGGCCCCGGGCCGTCTCCAGAACCGGTTTTTCCCCGGGCGGGGCGTTCAAGGACTCCGTTCCCCTGCCCGACGGCGACATCCTGGTCTCCCACTCGCCCGCCCCCATCAACCATCTGGACCCCGGGGCCGCCCCCGACTTCGACCTTTATATCGTCAGGCCGGACCCCAGCTTTCACACGCCGGGAGGAAAGGGCGTTCCCAAAGTGAGGAAAATTCGCCTCTCCGCCGCCTCGGCCGCGGGCCTCTCCGATGTCCAGGCCTACCCGGTTTACGTCCGGATGAAGCCCAAAATCAACGCGGCCAGACGCGCCAGGCGGGACCATCTCATCCGGCCCCCGGAAATGCCGGACAACGACCACAGGCCCGCCATCTATCTGGAGCGGAACTACCTTTTAATCGACGCCATCATGGACGATCCTTCTCCGGTGGGCAAAAACGTGGCTTACGCCACCAATCCCCTGACGGGGAAAAAGACCGCGCCTGAAGACGAGGTGAAATACGTGAGGATGGTGGAGGTTCTGCCGGTCCATCCCGACGACGCGGCCCCTGTGGCCTCGGGGCTCATCGCAAACCGGGACCCCGAAAGCACGCTGATCAGCAACGGCATTCATTTGAAAAAACGCATCGTGTGCGAAGTTCCCCTGGAGGCGGACGGCTCCGTGTACATCAAGGTCCCGTCCAAGACCCCCATGTCCATCCAGAGCTTAAACAAAGACAAAATGGCCCTTCGCCAGTCGGCCCGGCTCTACTTCTTCGCGCCCGGGGAGAAATTCACCATATCGCCCTCCCCCAGCGAAACCTTTCAAACCTGCGGCGCCTGCATGGGCTCCATGTCTAAAAGCCCCGAAAAACTCTTCGGCCCGACGAACATGTTCTCCGGCCAGGAAAAGGTCCGGGCCATCGCCCTGGCCAAGGGCGAGCCTCAAGAATACGGAATCGATCCCGACGACCGGATCTCCATTGATTTCGTCCGGAACATCCAGCCCATTTTCGATAAAAACTGCGCGGCGTGCCACTCCGGGGAAAATCCCCCGGCCGGGCTTTCCCTTTCCGGTGAAAAAACGACCTATTATAACGCGGCCTACGAAAATCTCATGGAGCTGGAAGACCCCCAAAGCGGCTGGCATTCCCGGAAGAAGTACGTGAATGAGCGCGGCGCGCTGGCCATTGAAAGCTATCTCATGGAAAAAATCCTCGGCCGGGAGCTGAAAGCCCGCCGGGACCTGTCCGGAGATTTTCCCCATCCGGGCAAACGCCTGATGAAAAAACGCAAAGTCAACGTCCCGCCGCTGACCCGGGGCGAAAAAATGACACTGGTCAGATGGATCGACATGGGCGCGGTTTACAGGGGGGTGAGGGAATGA
- a CDS encoding conserved exported hypothetical protein, Sulfatase-modifying factor-like (Evidence 4 : Unknown function but conserved in other organisms) codes for MKKTICVILFLSLAVWAADSNAAGPDRQRDSSPMILVYAGDFIMGQGETQKTVHVKSFHIDKYEVSNAQYRVFLDWVKKHSDKTVRRPDQPRGKDHTPRFWKPFRPAIFKKTGMAALQRFDEKIFTEDRRPVTGIDWHDAYAYAKWAGKRLPTEAEWEKAARGVTGSRWPWGNRWVFENCNSGGYEWKGERDGHIYPAPVDAYPQGKSPYGVYNAAGNVSEWVDADFDSERGLKTVKGGGSDSYPSSVAPSARRGREPDFRHFTLGFRCAKDAN; via the coding sequence ATGAAAAAAACCATTTGCGTGATTTTGTTTTTGTCCCTGGCCGTCTGGGCCGCCGACTCCAACGCCGCCGGGCCCGATCGCCAAAGGGATTCCTCCCCCATGATCCTGGTTTACGCCGGGGATTTTATCATGGGACAGGGCGAAACCCAAAAAACCGTCCATGTGAAAAGTTTTCACATCGACAAGTATGAGGTGTCCAACGCCCAGTACCGCGTGTTTCTGGACTGGGTGAAAAAACATTCCGACAAAACCGTCCGGCGCCCGGATCAGCCCCGGGGCAAAGACCACACCCCGCGGTTCTGGAAGCCCTTTCGCCCCGCCATTTTTAAAAAAACCGGGATGGCCGCCCTTCAGCGGTTTGACGAAAAAATCTTCACGGAAGACCGCCGTCCGGTGACGGGAATCGACTGGCACGACGCCTACGCCTACGCCAAATGGGCCGGGAAACGCCTTCCCACCGAGGCGGAGTGGGAAAAGGCGGCCCGGGGCGTCACGGGGTCGCGTTGGCCCTGGGGGAACCGGTGGGTCTTTGAAAACTGCAACAGCGGGGGCTACGAATGGAAAGGGGAGCGCGACGGCCACATCTACCCGGCGCCGGTGGACGCCTATCCCCAGGGAAAAAGCCCCTATGGCGTTTACAACGCGGCGGGAAACGTCTCGGAATGGGTGGACGCCGATTTTGATTCCGAAAGGGGCCTGAAAACGGTCAAGGGCGGGGGGTCGGACTCCTATCCCAGCTCAGTGGCGCCGTCGGCCCGGCGGGGCCGCGAACCGGATTTCAGGCATTTCACCCTGGGGTTTCGATGCGCGAAGGACGCGAACTGA
- a CDS encoding Glyoxalase yields MPSYSGINHLAMVTPDMDETIRFWRDFLGMRLVAGLGNSRFRHYFFEISETDLIAFFEWPDVEKNPPKDHGAPVKGPFSFDHVSIGVESDEDLHELIDRFRAAGMWVSEIIDHGFIHSIYAFDPNHIPIEFSAPTQVDIRKNPMMKDRHPSETTLEGPDPVPGRRPEAHRAGKGGRDGSGHGVFPGEGIVFAGKTPD; encoded by the coding sequence ATGCCGTCATACAGCGGAATCAATCACCTGGCCATGGTCACGCCGGATATGGACGAAACCATCCGCTTCTGGAGGGATTTTCTGGGGATGCGTCTGGTGGCGGGTCTGGGAAACAGCCGGTTCCGCCACTACTTTTTCGAGATATCCGAAACCGATCTCATCGCGTTTTTTGAATGGCCGGACGTGGAAAAAAATCCGCCCAAGGACCACGGGGCGCCGGTGAAAGGCCCCTTTTCCTTTGACCATGTCTCCATCGGGGTGGAGTCCGACGAGGATCTCCATGAGCTGATCGACAGGTTCAGGGCCGCCGGAATGTGGGTGTCTGAGATCATCGACCACGGGTTTATCCATTCCATCTACGCCTTTGACCCCAACCATATTCCCATTGAATTCAGCGCGCCCACCCAGGTGGATATTCGAAAAAACCCCATGATGAAGGACCGGCATCCGTCCGAAACCACACTGGAGGGCCCGGACCCCGTTCCCGGGCGCCGGCCCGAAGCTCACCGGGCCGGGAAAGGAGGAAGGGACGGGTCCGGGCATGGGGTTTTCCCGGGCGAGGGGATTGTGTTTGCCGGAAAAACCCCGGATTGA
- a CDS encoding conserved hypothetical protein (Evidence 4 : Unknown function but conserved in other organisms), with translation MMNTHTRKSNRTRAFLPALLFLAALFVFHPGERPRAAGPGAAGVSNPSVYGILTSDRWAFGASYERRDLEPVKNNNPYPEPQPERDHPKAMEITPDGKKLYIALAGNEAEPGNQVAVFDVEKKTVVKKIRVGSSPWHIAMHPKGRFAVVINRLSNYASVIDTALDEPAGEIPLDFYCQYMVFNKKGTRAYVSNRYLGQALVLDVKAGRDRFKARMQTLGGFDLKTFEKKVFPALTKSCGAAACHGVSRGDFYAGENVLKAFFSAIENSTPGDPDDSLLLKAVRPRAEGGFADDLSGANFHAGGKVAWSKKDRGYKKTARWISEASEGPGIPVGNFGSKPFSLQLSHDEKYLYVGNLGTQDISIIDLKQKKEAGGIYTQNVVLDLALFHDKKTDKEMLFALSMGLGFGAARERDPFGGETEDARNPAAQFSVRRDIDTTEPLPVHQQKILGAFDAIDGTAAFKMADIQNDVIAIDAGALKIPKKIPSPRLDYVLKANRYEAHRAWTRYTSDSAEVLPQEPSGDIPPELQRVIGAFPEAARVCGDRLYTVMLGSYELVEWKINPSAAEPSDCLEPVAVYPTGIMPREVVCGPAETVAEGLLFVSNFLGETVSVIDRKSGESKEHVVGNLSRPFPDSNAERGQMFVNTAVFSVDGDTSCMSCHIYDTSDARGWGAGQAIAQTRDGKFVNGGSLAIPQIKNLFATQPFYFEGTHTCFDAQFDDAREHVALQGFLEPNPQGDFTGVSHPVPPGQRPEEHEEIQDKMSTDSFGDLYFDLRERRDEFIRRASMKYFGKAFNFRDFQRFIGEFQAAETRLLPNPHDPANPSVARGKRLFNRLDTGCVTCHRPPEFTNKTETLSNNHERVLPSIISFTRREKAFTLVGPHWMDSVNGYKRDLEYWEKGRVERQEGHMTVFPLRGLFDRPFAFLHHGRARSVREVIASPDHYALRKFKYPPLRGGEEIREDRRERGFNELSFIEERTYVPDTHGGTSHLSAVQIRDLENFLLSIE, from the coding sequence ATGATGAACACACACACACGCAAATCGAATCGGACCAGGGCCTTTTTGCCGGCGCTTCTTTTCCTGGCGGCCCTCTTTGTCTTTCATCCGGGCGAGCGCCCCCGCGCGGCCGGCCCCGGTGCCGCCGGAGTCTCCAACCCCTCCGTATACGGGATTTTAACCAGCGACCGGTGGGCCTTCGGCGCCTCCTATGAGCGGCGGGACCTGGAGCCGGTGAAAAACAACAATCCCTACCCCGAGCCCCAGCCCGAACGGGACCATCCCAAGGCCATGGAGATCACTCCGGACGGCAAAAAACTCTACATCGCCCTGGCCGGAAACGAGGCCGAGCCGGGAAACCAGGTGGCGGTGTTTGACGTGGAGAAAAAAACAGTCGTCAAAAAAATCAGGGTGGGCTCAAGCCCCTGGCACATCGCCATGCATCCCAAGGGAAGATTCGCCGTGGTCATCAACCGGCTCTCCAATTACGCCTCGGTCATCGACACGGCCCTGGACGAGCCGGCCGGGGAAATCCCCCTGGACTTTTACTGCCAGTATATGGTGTTCAACAAAAAAGGGACCCGGGCCTATGTGAGCAACCGCTACCTGGGCCAGGCGCTGGTCCTGGATGTCAAAGCCGGACGGGATCGCTTCAAGGCCCGGATGCAAACCCTGGGGGGCTTTGATTTGAAAACCTTTGAAAAAAAGGTTTTTCCGGCTTTAACAAAATCCTGCGGCGCCGCGGCCTGCCACGGCGTGTCCCGGGGGGACTTTTACGCGGGGGAAAATGTGTTAAAGGCCTTTTTTTCCGCCATTGAAAATTCCACTCCCGGCGACCCCGACGACAGCCTTCTGCTCAAAGCCGTCCGGCCCCGGGCCGAAGGGGGATTCGCCGACGATCTGTCCGGGGCCAACTTCCACGCCGGAGGAAAGGTCGCATGGTCCAAAAAGGATCGCGGATACAAAAAAACCGCCCGGTGGATCTCCGAAGCCTCCGAAGGCCCGGGGATTCCCGTGGGGAACTTCGGCTCCAAGCCCTTCAGCCTTCAGCTCAGCCATGACGAAAAATACCTGTACGTCGGCAACCTGGGGACCCAGGACATCTCCATCATTGATCTGAAACAAAAAAAAGAGGCGGGCGGGATTTACACCCAGAACGTGGTTCTGGACCTGGCTCTTTTTCATGACAAAAAAACCGACAAAGAGATGCTTTTCGCCCTTTCCATGGGGCTGGGTTTCGGCGCGGCCCGGGAAAGGGACCCCTTTGGGGGCGAGACCGAGGACGCGCGAAATCCGGCGGCCCAGTTCAGCGTCCGCCGGGACATCGACACCACAGAGCCCCTTCCTGTCCATCAGCAGAAAATATTGGGGGCATTCGACGCCATCGACGGCACGGCGGCCTTTAAAATGGCGGACATTCAAAACGATGTCATCGCCATTGACGCCGGGGCGCTGAAAATTCCCAAAAAAATCCCCTCGCCGCGCCTGGACTATGTGTTAAAGGCCAACCGGTACGAGGCCCACAGGGCCTGGACCCGGTACACGTCGGATTCCGCCGAGGTTCTGCCCCAGGAGCCCAGCGGGGACATCCCGCCGGAGCTTCAGCGGGTCATCGGCGCCTTCCCGGAGGCGGCCAGAGTCTGCGGCGACCGTCTCTACACCGTGATGCTGGGCTCTTATGAGCTGGTGGAATGGAAAATCAACCCCTCGGCCGCCGAGCCCTCGGACTGCCTGGAGCCCGTGGCCGTCTATCCCACCGGGATCATGCCCCGGGAAGTGGTCTGCGGGCCGGCCGAAACCGTCGCGGAAGGCCTTCTTTTTGTGAGCAATTTCCTCGGGGAGACCGTGAGTGTCATTGACCGGAAGTCCGGCGAATCCAAAGAACACGTCGTGGGAAACCTGTCCCGGCCTTTCCCGGACAGCAACGCGGAGCGGGGCCAGATGTTTGTCAACACCGCCGTTTTCTCCGTGGACGGGGACACCTCTTGCATGTCCTGCCATATTTACGACACCAGCGACGCCCGGGGATGGGGCGCCGGACAGGCCATCGCCCAGACGCGGGACGGCAAATTCGTCAACGGCGGGTCCCTGGCCATTCCCCAGATCAAAAATCTCTTCGCCACCCAGCCCTTTTATTTCGAGGGCACCCACACCTGCTTCGACGCCCAGTTCGACGACGCCCGCGAGCATGTGGCCCTTCAGGGGTTTCTGGAGCCCAACCCCCAGGGCGACTTCACCGGGGTGTCCCACCCGGTCCCGCCGGGCCAAAGGCCCGAAGAGCATGAGGAGATCCAGGACAAAATGTCCACGGACTCCTTTGGCGACCTCTACTTTGATTTAAGGGAGCGCCGGGATGAGTTCATACGCCGGGCCTCCATGAAATATTTTGGAAAGGCGTTCAACTTCCGGGATTTCCAGCGCTTTATCGGGGAATTCCAGGCCGCCGAAACCCGGCTTCTGCCCAATCCCCACGACCCGGCCAACCCGTCCGTGGCGCGGGGAAAACGCCTCTTCAACCGGTTGGACACCGGCTGCGTGACGTGCCACAGGCCCCCGGAATTCACCAACAAAACCGAAACTCTTTCCAACAACCATGAGCGGGTCCTTCCCTCCATCATCAGCTTCACCCGAAGGGAAAAGGCCTTCACCCTGGTGGGGCCCCACTGGATGGACTCCGTCAACGGATACAAGCGGGACCTGGAATACTGGGAAAAGGGCCGGGTGGAGAGACAGGAGGGCCATATGACCGTCTTTCCCTTAAGGGGCCTGTTTGACCGCCCCTTCGCCTTTCTGCACCACGGCCGGGCCCGGTCCGTCCGGGAGGTCATCGCCTCCCCGGACCATTACGCGCTGAGAAAATTCAAGTATCCCCCGCTGAGGGGAGGAGAAGAAATCCGGGAGGACCGCCGGGAGCGGGGATTCAATGAGCTGAGCTTTATCGAGGAGCGGACCTATGTCCCGGACACCCACGGCGGAACCTCCCATTTGAGCGCCGTTCAGATCAGGGATCTGGAAAATTTCCTTCTTTCCATCGAATAA
- a CDS encoding putative HicA-related protein (Evidence 3 : Putative function from multiple computational evidences) translates to MKRKHKKTLELIFARPISGNIKWSDIESLFRELDAKISERKGSRIGVALFGEIQVFHRPHPSPDTNKGAVSSIRKWLEKNGVKP, encoded by the coding sequence GTGAAACGAAAACACAAAAAGACATTAGAACTGATTTTTGCGCGACCCATAAGCGGCAATATCAAGTGGTCTGATATTGAGTCTCTTTTTAGAGAGTTGGACGCAAAAATATCTGAACGGAAAGGTTCCCGTATCGGCGTTGCTCTTTTTGGTGAAATCCAGGTTTTTCATAGACCCCATCCCTCACCGGATACTAATAAGGGAGCTGTTTCAAGCATTCGAAAATGGTTGGAGAAAAACGGAGTCAAGCCATGA